Below is a window of Paraburkholderia azotifigens DNA.
GCCCAGGCAATCGCACAGCACCGTGTTGCCCGTCAGCGATGCGAGCTCCGTGTGGAACTCGCCCGACAACCGGATCCACGCCGGAAAATCGCGCGATTCGAACGCCTTGCGCTCCCGCGCGATCATTCCGCCGATGTTCTTCAAGCGCCGCGAGCCCTGGCTCGCGCAAATCTTGTCGACCACGGCCAGCTCGATGATGCGGCGCATCTCGAACACTTCATGCACTTCCTGCAGCGACGGACTCGCGACGAATGCGCCGCGGTTCGGCTCCAGATCGACGAGGCGGTCGGTGGCCAACTGGGCCAGCGCCTGGCGGATCGCGCTGCGCTTCACGCCAAACACTTCGCACAACTGGGCTTCCGTCAATTTCGCGCCAGGGGCGAGCCGATGCTCGAGGATCGCGGCGCGAATGCGCTCGGCGATCGCTTCGGGTTTCGTGCTGCTCAAGGCTGCGTTGAGTGTCTCGGACATGATGATCGTCGTGTTATGGAGTCCATCTTAGGATGGACATAAAAATTGTCAACAATTTAGCCAGCCGATTTTCGACAATTTTGGTTTGGACTGCCGTGCCCAAAAGTGATCGAAATCGTGGCCAAGCCTTTCCGGTGGGCGTTGCGCGCGCATAGACTGATTGATGGCCCCTGCTTTGCAAGCTATTTTGTCGACAAAATCTGAGTCCAGCGGCGGGCGTTCGTCTTTGGGTATCAGAAAAAACAAGACCGTTAGTTGCATTCGACGTGGAAAAATAAAGGCGAGCCGATCTCGCCTTCGCTGGCATGCGCGACAACTCGCTCTCAATCGAGCACAGGATGCCCCGACACCGTCAGCTTGAACCCATGCGCCCCCGCAACGAGATGCGCATCAGCGCCGACCGGCAACGTCACCATATCGGGAATATGGCCGAATTGCAGACCCGTCACGATGGGAACGCCGATCACCGATCTCACCTGCTCAACCATGGTGCGCAGGTCGTAGCCATTGTCGTAGTCGAACGC
It encodes the following:
- a CDS encoding GntR family transcriptional regulator — encoded protein: MSETLNAALSSTKPEAIAERIRAAILEHRLAPGAKLTEAQLCEVFGVKRSAIRQALAQLATDRLVDLEPNRGAFVASPSLQEVHEVFEMRRIIELAVVDKICASQGSRRLKNIGGMIARERKAFESRDFPAWIRLSGEFHTELASLTGNTVLCDCLGGLVARSTLISALYESLGRSPCSFEDHEAILAALDAGDAKTAGALMSRHLQSVELKMLDRPASGGADLHEVFGMRAPKGAAG